From the Temnothorax longispinosus isolate EJ_2023e chromosome 6, Tlon_JGU_v1, whole genome shotgun sequence genome, one window contains:
- the Cnep1r2 gene encoding nuclear envelope phosphatase-regulatory subunit 1: MSLDQTVCEDLKAFERRLTEVIASLQPATTRWRMLLGLMSICTAIGAWHWLTDPNTSAVSFTQSLYNHPFFTMASIILVILFMMGVHRRVIAPSIITQRARSVLGDFNMSCDDTGKLILKPTRPPHPHET; encoded by the exons ATGTCGCTGGACCAGACAGTATGCGAAG ATTTGAAAGCTTTCGAAAGGCGACTCACTGAAGTTATCGCCAGCCTACAGCCGGCTACCACGCGATGGAGAA TGCTGCTGGGTTTAATGTCCATTTGCACCGCCATCGGTGCCTGGCATTGGTTGACAGATCCTAATACGTCAGCAGTATCCTTCACGCAGAGTTTATATAATCATCCATTCTTCACGATGGCTAGTATAATATTAG TGATATTGTTTATGATGGGAGTGCATAGACGAGTAATAGCACCTAGCATTATAACCCAGCGAGCCAGGAGCGTGCTTGGCGATTTCAACATGAGTTGTGATGATACTGGAAAGTTAATTCTGAAGCCCACAAGACCTCCTCATCCCCACGAGACTTAG